The Kitasatospora albolonga nucleotide sequence GCACCGGAGCCGTCGGCCCGCGGCGCGTCCGGCCGCGTGACTCGCGGCGTACGCGCAGCGGTTCGCGGCTGCGGGCTTCGCACTGCAGACCATGACAGGGGAAGCGGTACACGTCACGCGCCGGGCTGTCCGACTCGCGGCCCGGGGGCCGCACACGGTTGCAGGTCAGCGCCGGATTCCCACCGGCTTCCCCCAGTCGCGCACGCATTCAGTTGTCGCTCCGGATCACCGGAGCCCTCGCATCGTAGGGCCGGGCGGCGGTGCGCTGCCGGGAAACGGCCCAACACGTGGGTGCCCACGAGCCGGTCGTACGGGAAGGGCGCCCCGGTACGCGGTGGTTCAGCGGCCGGCGGCCGGGCCGAAGCGCTCGGGGGCGAGCGCCGCCAGGAGGGAGGTGACCACGAGGTCCGTCGAGGCAGCCATGTCCACGGAGTCCGGGGAGAGCAGCCACTGGACCTGGAGGCCGTCCATGACCGCGATGATGGCGTTGGCCGCGTCCCGGGTGGTGCCCGCCCGGTCGGCGGGGAGGTCGCACGCCTCGTGCAGGGCGTCGGCGACGAAGGTCCGCAGGCCGTCGTAGCGGTCGCGGAAGTACTCCTGGGCGGGGTGGTCGTCGGTGACGGACTCCGCCGAGAGCACCGCGTAGAGCCGGACGATGCCTTCGCGTTCGGCGTTGCGCAGGGCGGTGTTCACCAAGTGGCGGAGGAATTCCAGCCCTTGGGGGCGGTCGGGGCCGAGCTGTTCGATGTCGGCCCGGTCGCGGAGTTCGAGGACGCTGGTCAGGAGCAGTGCTTTGGAGCGGAAGTAGTGCAGGACGCCCGCCTGGGTGAGGCCGACGCGGTCCGCGATCTCCGCCAGCGAGGCGTTGTTGTAGCCGCGGGCGGCGAAGGTGTCCATGGCGATGGCCAGGATGTCCTGCTGCCGCTGCTGGGCTTCGGGGCTGCGCGGCGTACGGGGCCGCGCGGGGCGGCGTGCCGGTCCGCCCACTGACTGGTTGCTCACCGGATCAGCTTAAGCCCGCCCCGGACGGCTCTTCGGGAGCCGTCCGCCTACTACTTACTAACCACTTAGTGGGTGTGGTTTCATGCCGTTGCCCCTCCGCTTCACGTCGTTGCCCCCTCATGCGTACGCGTACCGACCGAAGGAGAGCCGCACATGTCCCACCCCCGTCCCCCACATCCGAGAGCGCGCGCGGTGTGCGCCGCGCTCGCGCTGGCCGTCGCCGGGCTCGGCGTCAACGCCACCGTCACCACCGCCCGGGCAGCCGACCCGGTCGCGCAGGTCTGGGTCACCACCGCCGACGGCGGCAAGAAGCTCGCCGCCGAAGGGAACGTTCCGTTCGACGGCACCCCGCAGGGCGTCGACATCCGTATCGACGCGGGCAGCAAGGGCCAGAGGTTCACCGGTGCGGGCGCCTCCGTGACCGGCGCCTCCGCCCATCTCATCCAGGGCCTCCCCCAGGCGCAGCGCACCACGCTGCTGCGGTCGCTCTTCTCCGCGGAGGGGGACGGAATCGGGCTCAACTACCTGCGCCAGCCGCTGGGCAGCACCGACTTCGACGCCAACTCCAACGCGTACACCTATGAGGACACCCGGGGTTCCTTCTCCATCGACCGGGACCGGGCGCAGATCATCCCGGTCCTGAAGCAGGCCACCGCGATCAACCCGGCCATCCGGTTCATGGGCTCCCCCTGGTCTCCCCCGGCCTGGATGAAGACGAACAACTCCCTCAACGGCGGCAGCCTGCGGACCGAGCACCACCAGGCGTACGCCGACTATCTGGTGAAGGCGATCAGGGCGTACGGGCAGGAGGGCATCGCGCTCACGGACCTCACCGCCCAGAACGAGCCGGAGTTCGCGACGAGTTACCCGTCCATGAGCATGACCTCGGCCCAGCAGGCGGACTTCCTCCGGGTGCTGGACCGCACGCTCACCGCCGCGAACCTGCCGACCAACATCCTGGCGTACGACCACAACTGGGACCATCCGGACTACCCGCTGGACGTCTTCGCCAGGACGGGAGGCATCCAGCGGATCATCGGTGCCGCCTTCCACTGCTACGGCGGGGCCCCGGCGACGCAGCAGCAGATCGTGAACGCCGGGAAGCGGGTCTTCTTCACCGAGTGCTCCGGCACCGACAGCGTGAACCCCGCCGCGACCTTCGGCGACACCCTGAGGTGGCACGCCGAGAACCTCGTCGTACAGAACATGCGCAACGGCGGCGAGACGGTCATCAACTGGAATCTGGCCCTGGACCGGAACGGCGGACCCCACCAGGGCCACTGCGCCGACCGGTGCAACGGGATTGTGGAGATCGCCGACGGCCAGGTCACCCGGAACGCCGAGTTCTACGTCCTGGGCCATGTCACCAAGTTCATCAGGCCCGGCGCGACCCGTATCGGCTCCACCAGCCAGGGAGCGGGGGGTGTGCAGAACGTCGCCTTCCAGAACACCGACGGGACGCGTGCCGCCGTCGTCGTCAACACCGCCTCCGGTGACCGCCGGTTCTCGTTGACCGACCACGGGAAGTCCCTGGCGTACACGCTGCCCGCCGGTGCCGTCGCCACCTTCACCTGGGCCGGGGACGGCGGTACGACGGAGCCCCCGCCCGGCTCCATCGACCCGGCCGCCTGGTACCGGGTGCAGAACGCGGGCAGCGGCGCCTGCCTCGACGCCGCCGACTGGGGTACGGGGGACGGCACCGCGCTCCAGCAGTGGGCCTGCGGGACCGGGGCCAACCAGAGCTGGCAGTTCCGGCCGACGGGCGGTGGCCACTACCAGGTGGTGAACCGGCACAACGCGAAGGTCTGGGACGTGGACGGCGGCGCCGGGGCCACCGCCGACGGCACCCGGGTCCACCTGTGGTCCTCCGTCGGCTCCGCCAACCAGCAGTGGCGCCCCGAGCCCCTGGGCACCACCGGCCGGTACCGCTTCGTCGCCCGCCACAGCGGCAAGTGCCTCACC carries:
- a CDS encoding TetR family transcriptional regulator; protein product: MDTFAARGYNNASLAEIADRVGLTQAGVLHYFRSKALLLTSVLELRDRADIEQLGPDRPQGLEFLRHLVNTALRNAEREGIVRLYAVLSAESVTDDHPAQEYFRDRYDGLRTFVADALHEACDLPADRAGTTRDAANAIIAVMDGLQVQWLLSPDSVDMAASTDLVVTSLLAALAPERFGPAAGR
- a CDS encoding glycosyl hydrolase; translated protein: MSHPRPPHPRARAVCAALALAVAGLGVNATVTTARAADPVAQVWVTTADGGKKLAAEGNVPFDGTPQGVDIRIDAGSKGQRFTGAGASVTGASAHLIQGLPQAQRTTLLRSLFSAEGDGIGLNYLRQPLGSTDFDANSNAYTYEDTRGSFSIDRDRAQIIPVLKQATAINPAIRFMGSPWSPPAWMKTNNSLNGGSLRTEHHQAYADYLVKAIRAYGQEGIALTDLTAQNEPEFATSYPSMSMTSAQQADFLRVLDRTLTAANLPTNILAYDHNWDHPDYPLDVFARTGGIQRIIGAAFHCYGGAPATQQQIVNAGKRVFFTECSGTDSVNPAATFGDTLRWHAENLVVQNMRNGGETVINWNLALDRNGGPHQGHCADRCNGIVEIADGQVTRNAEFYVLGHVTKFIRPGATRIGSTSQGAGGVQNVAFQNTDGTRAAVVVNTASGDRRFSLTDHGKSLAYTLPAGAVATFTWAGDGGTTEPPPGSIDPAAWYRVQNAGSGACLDAADWGTGDGTALQQWACGTGANQSWQFRPTGGGHYQVVNRHNAKVWDVDGGAGATADGTRVHLWSSVGSANQQWRPEPLGTTGRYRFVARHSGKCLTVNSSSTADGARLSQQPCGGSPAQAFALTG